One Bdellovibrio bacteriovorus str. Tiberius DNA segment encodes these proteins:
- a CDS encoding DUF4268 domain-containing protein → MSKLREVAKLEIVPVRQAFKHEAHNFTRWLELHIDALTERLGFELSVTAREQKVGDFSIDLVCEDDEGGAVVIENQLEKTNHNHLGQLLTYLVNLDAKKAIWITTEPRPEHQKVIEWLNEASSTDVGFYLVRVEAAKIGDSPFAPIFTVLAMPNQKIKEVGEKKKEWAANHLDRYSFWSELLEKSKGKTKLFSTISPVRFHYINMGAGQSGIYFAYTVTRKRGTAELVIDKDKQEGGAKNKKMFDQIRKHQAEIERVFGGPIEWERMESARSSRIRISIDGDPFNNPQSRARLQEQMIDAMIRLHEALKPHIENLTAD, encoded by the coding sequence ATGAGCAAGTTAAGAGAAGTTGCAAAACTCGAGATCGTACCTGTACGCCAGGCATTCAAACACGAAGCACATAATTTCACCCGCTGGCTTGAACTGCATATTGACGCCTTAACCGAACGGTTAGGCTTTGAATTATCCGTTACAGCGCGAGAGCAAAAAGTTGGCGATTTCAGCATCGATTTGGTTTGTGAAGATGATGAAGGCGGAGCCGTAGTCATAGAGAACCAACTTGAAAAGACAAATCACAATCATCTTGGACAGCTTTTGACTTATCTTGTGAATCTCGATGCAAAGAAGGCAATTTGGATCACAACTGAACCACGCCCAGAACATCAAAAGGTCATTGAGTGGCTGAATGAAGCATCCTCAACAGATGTAGGCTTCTATTTAGTCCGAGTCGAAGCCGCTAAAATTGGCGACTCACCGTTCGCACCTATTTTTACTGTCCTAGCTATGCCAAATCAAAAAATCAAAGAGGTGGGCGAGAAAAAGAAGGAGTGGGCCGCAAATCACCTGGATCGATATTCTTTTTGGTCTGAGCTACTTGAGAAAAGCAAAGGTAAGACGAAACTTTTTAGCACAATCTCCCCAGTGCGATTTCATTATATCAACATGGGAGCCGGACAGAGCGGAATTTACTTTGCTTATACTGTCACTCGCAAAAGAGGCACCGCTGAACTTGTCATCGACAAAGACAAGCAAGAAGGCGGAGCGAAGAACAAGAAAATGTTCGATCAAATTCGGAAACACCAAGCCGAAATTGAACGAGTGTTTGGCGGACCAATTGAGTGGGAACGAATGGAAAGCGCCAGGTCGTCGCGAATTAGAATATCGATTGATGGCGATCCTTTTAACAATCCTCAAAGCAGGGCCAGACTTCAAGAGCAGATGATTGACGCCATGATTAGACTTCACGAGGCTTTGAAGCCTCATATCGAAAACCTAACTGCCGATTAA
- a CDS encoding helix-turn-helix transcriptional regulator, with amino-acid sequence MKKPDLTSNTRIKMPIVNSMNLKKQLRFYLDTHDLSAAQLARKASVPKQSLSGWLAGSNPRDVRQVKRVADALGVTLDNLMFGSGSDEESKKHTELSSLLGDEWIGGIFEVKFRRVKSRS; translated from the coding sequence ATGAAGAAGCCGGACTTAACATCAAACACTCGAATTAAAATGCCGATTGTAAATTCAATGAATTTGAAAAAGCAGCTTAGATTTTATCTAGACACTCATGACTTAAGCGCAGCTCAGTTAGCGCGAAAAGCAAGCGTACCCAAGCAATCTCTTTCGGGATGGCTTGCGGGAAGTAATCCCCGTGACGTCCGACAAGTTAAAAGGGTGGCCGATGCTCTTGGAGTTACCTTGGACAATCTCATGTTTGGAAGTGGATCTGATGAAGAATCCAAAAAGCATACCGAACTCAGTTCCTTGCTTGGTGATGAATGGATTGGCGGCATCTTCGAAGTAAAGTTCCGTCGAGTTAAAAGTAGATCATGA
- a CDS encoding recombinase family protein, whose protein sequence is MKNAAIYARVSTSHHDQNPEVQLSTLRRFCRSREWKIEHEIIDHGYTGGNDKRPGLKRLMELAKCREIDAIVVLKMDRLFRSLKHLVTALDDFSALGIEFVAVTDNIDYTTPSGRLFVQVLGSLAEFEKALVRERTLLGLQHAKAKGKTLGRPRTIDSDVILSLDQEGCSQREIQKRTGVSKGTIWRVLKACPKNPSETSVKKPNDFNRQNSESECPTNERIVGTQKSDEKDKSSGNED, encoded by the coding sequence ATGAAAAATGCCGCCATCTACGCTCGAGTATCCACATCGCACCACGACCAGAATCCCGAAGTTCAACTTTCGACACTTCGACGTTTCTGTCGTTCGCGTGAATGGAAAATTGAGCATGAGATCATCGATCACGGATATACCGGAGGAAACGATAAACGTCCTGGCCTTAAGCGACTCATGGAGTTGGCTAAATGCCGTGAAATCGACGCCATAGTCGTCCTCAAAATGGATCGCCTATTTCGCTCTCTAAAACATCTAGTGACAGCATTGGATGACTTTTCAGCACTTGGAATTGAGTTCGTCGCCGTCACTGACAATATCGACTACACCACTCCAAGCGGAAGGTTGTTTGTCCAAGTTCTGGGTAGCCTCGCCGAATTTGAAAAGGCCCTGGTCCGAGAAAGAACGCTTTTAGGGCTTCAGCATGCAAAGGCTAAGGGAAAGACATTGGGACGCCCCCGAACCATCGACTCCGATGTGATTCTCTCGTTAGATCAGGAAGGCTGTTCCCAAAGAGAAATTCAAAAGCGCACAGGAGTATCTAAGGGGACGATCTGGCGCGTACTCAAGGCGTGCCCCAAAAACCCCTCTGAAACATCGGTCAAAAAACCCAATGATTTCAACCGACAAAATTCGGAATCTGAATGCCCCACAAACGAACGAATAGTGGGCACTCAGAAGTCCGACGAAAAGGACAAATCGTCCGGCAATGAGGATTAA
- a CDS encoding helix-turn-helix domain-containing protein has product MSLKKLIEQKGISQIQLASELGVSDASISKWVNWGFPIPPKHLHKVAKILNCEVEVLKKLKSGGHK; this is encoded by the coding sequence GTGAGTCTTAAGAAATTAATTGAGCAAAAAGGCATATCCCAGATCCAGTTGGCATCTGAACTCGGAGTTTCAGATGCATCGATTTCAAAGTGGGTGAATTGGGGATTTCCCATTCCCCCTAAGCATCTTCACAAGGTTGCCAAGATACTGAATTGTGAAGTCGAAGTTTTAAAGAAATTGAAGTCTGGAGGTCATAAATGA
- a CDS encoding helix-turn-helix domain-containing protein has translation MTTEEAAEYLKIPKASLLNLSSNGKVPYYKFQRRNRYLKSDLLRLLLSNRRGGFNGN, from the coding sequence ATGACAACTGAAGAGGCTGCGGAATATTTGAAAATTCCAAAGGCTTCACTGTTGAACTTATCTAGTAATGGCAAAGTCCCTTACTATAAGTTTCAACGACGAAATCGATATTTAAAATCTGACCTGTTGCGACTTCTTCTGTCTAACCGAAGAGGAGGTTTCAATGGGAATTAA
- a CDS encoding tyrosine-type recombinase/integrase translates to MGIKFDEKTKTWTAYYSKRHPITRVPKNYKRIGLKSKAEAMKVEKELVIQMSNYFHQKIVPSWPDLVAAYFKRVDEQNEIMKSTIYNREKVLRHHTLPLWENKRVDQITTQDIHKILSDRLGSNAEAHKKFFVKCIKGVLQYAVEEGIILRNPTPLIKFKVNDKIKSVLNEEQILLLLRRSQELDWHWYPHYAVALYTGMRNGELYALTWDKVSLDKRQILVNCSWSSKDGYKSTKSGDDRIVEIPKPLLPLLKDLKLQSGGNDFVLPRMSKWDKGDQARELRFFLKSLGLPEIRFHDLRASWATLLLSKGVAPSKVMAMGGWKDMDTMMIYMRKAGIDIRGATSVLDGLQTHGIESGKLISFK, encoded by the coding sequence ATGGGAATTAAATTCGACGAAAAAACAAAAACGTGGACGGCTTATTACAGCAAAAGGCATCCGATTACTCGGGTGCCAAAGAACTACAAACGTATAGGCCTGAAATCCAAAGCCGAGGCAATGAAAGTTGAAAAAGAACTCGTTATTCAAATGAGTAACTACTTTCATCAAAAGATCGTTCCGAGCTGGCCAGATTTGGTAGCGGCCTATTTTAAAAGGGTAGATGAGCAGAATGAGATCATGAAAAGCACGATCTATAATCGTGAAAAGGTCCTTCGACACCATACTCTGCCCCTGTGGGAGAATAAGCGCGTCGATCAAATCACGACTCAAGACATTCACAAGATTTTGAGTGATCGCCTCGGTAGTAATGCTGAAGCTCACAAGAAATTCTTTGTGAAATGTATCAAAGGTGTTTTGCAGTACGCAGTCGAAGAGGGAATTATTCTGCGGAACCCGACGCCTTTGATCAAGTTCAAGGTCAACGACAAGATCAAATCAGTTCTTAATGAGGAGCAGATCCTATTGCTTTTGAGGCGATCTCAAGAACTCGATTGGCATTGGTACCCGCATTATGCTGTGGCTTTATACACGGGCATGAGAAATGGCGAGCTATATGCGCTCACTTGGGACAAAGTCAGTCTCGATAAACGTCAGATTCTAGTGAACTGTTCCTGGAGTAGCAAAGATGGATACAAATCAACTAAGTCTGGCGATGATCGTATCGTGGAAATTCCAAAGCCATTATTGCCTTTATTGAAGGATCTAAAACTTCAGTCAGGCGGAAATGACTTTGTTCTTCCGCGCATGAGTAAATGGGATAAAGGAGATCAGGCCAGGGAGCTTCGTTTTTTTCTTAAGTCACTAGGTCTGCCTGAAATCAGATTTCATGACCTAAGAGCGAGCTGGGCGACTCTTTTATTAAGTAAGGGCGTGGCTCCGAGCAAGGTCATGGCTATGGGAGGCTGGAAAGACATGGATACGATGATGATCTACATGCGTAAAGCAGGCATTGATATTAGAGGGGCTACAAGCGTATTGGACGGCCTACAAACTCATGGCATTGAGTCTGGAAAGCTAATATCCTTCAAGTAG
- a CDS encoding helix-turn-helix domain-containing protein, translating to MDQISQHTDAKKLLKSLQEVLKSKKITYADLALQMEVSEVTVKRLFSTQNCNLQTVFKICDLVRISFFDLAALANQDKEIDYVLSEEQEKFFAANPAMFGIFRALHRGVSPDKLAEIWKLSSQKMFKVLRKIEQFGLLEVLPENQVRIKAVGNIRFQHKGPLARAILRPQIMQFLDHVDVVLKNKDVCMHSAEVELSRTSITELVEEIHALGAKYRARALRDKNLLSADQLQSVRWLYAFAPFETNWQQYELKD from the coding sequence ATGGATCAAATTAGCCAACACACCGATGCCAAAAAGCTGCTTAAAAGCCTTCAAGAGGTTTTAAAATCCAAGAAGATCACCTATGCGGATCTGGCGCTTCAGATGGAAGTGTCTGAAGTCACAGTCAAAAGACTTTTCTCAACCCAGAACTGCAACCTGCAAACGGTCTTTAAGATTTGTGATCTTGTGAGGATTTCATTCTTTGATCTGGCGGCACTCGCGAATCAGGATAAAGAAATCGACTATGTTCTAAGTGAAGAGCAGGAAAAGTTTTTTGCGGCGAATCCGGCCATGTTTGGAATTTTCAGAGCACTTCATCGCGGAGTCAGTCCCGACAAGCTGGCCGAAATCTGGAAGCTTTCAAGTCAGAAGATGTTCAAGGTCCTTCGTAAAATCGAACAATTCGGATTGTTGGAAGTTCTTCCCGAAAATCAGGTTCGCATCAAAGCTGTTGGTAATATTCGCTTTCAACACAAAGGCCCCCTGGCCCGCGCGATTCTGCGACCGCAGATTATGCAGTTCCTGGATCACGTCGATGTGGTTTTAAAGAACAAAGATGTGTGCATGCATTCTGCTGAAGTGGAGCTTTCCAGAACAAGCATCACCGAGCTGGTGGAGGAAATTCATGCCCTCGGCGCGAAGTACCGCGCGCGAGCGTTGCGCGATAAAAATCTTTTATCAGCAGATCAACTGCAGTCTGTAAGATGGTTATATGCATTTGCGCCGTTTGAAACAAACTGGCAGCAGTACGAACTAAAAGATTAA
- a CDS encoding AbrB/MazE/SpoVT family DNA-binding domain-containing protein → MSKSGATSKASRKNQTTIPARVRQALGIAKGDTLLWTVNGDEVNIRIINRKQVDWTKTSELSLLEWTAETEKPKEPEAGL, encoded by the coding sequence ATGAGCAAATCAGGTGCAACTTCAAAAGCGTCCCGTAAAAACCAAACCACAATCCCGGCGCGCGTACGTCAGGCTTTGGGCATCGCCAAAGGCGACACCCTGTTGTGGACTGTGAACGGTGACGAAGTGAATATCCGTATCATCAACCGCAAACAGGTTGATTGGACAAAAACATCTGAACTGTCTTTGCTTGAATGGACTGCCGAAACCGAAAAGCCGAAAGAGCCCGAAGCCGGTCTTTAA
- a CDS encoding methylated-DNA--[protein]-cysteine S-methyltransferase, with product MNQLQWKMNSPLGDLYLVASEKGLQSLYWKKTAGIPLASSLTGKDGAIKILKQTETELAEYFKGQRQDFDVPLDVTGTDFQESVWKQLKKIPYGKTVSYTDIARRIKKEKAVRAVGTANGKNPICIIVPCHRVIAASGSLGGYSGGLERKEALLRLESTYF from the coding sequence ATGAATCAGCTTCAATGGAAAATGAATTCCCCGTTAGGGGATCTGTATCTGGTCGCCTCTGAAAAAGGCCTGCAATCCCTATATTGGAAAAAGACTGCGGGGATTCCACTCGCCTCGTCCCTTACCGGGAAAGACGGTGCCATTAAGATTCTTAAGCAAACCGAAACCGAACTTGCCGAATACTTCAAAGGCCAGCGCCAGGATTTCGATGTCCCATTGGATGTTACCGGCACTGATTTTCAAGAATCTGTCTGGAAGCAGCTTAAGAAAATTCCTTACGGCAAGACCGTGTCTTACACCGACATCGCCCGCCGGATAAAAAAAGAAAAAGCGGTTCGCGCTGTAGGAACCGCCAATGGCAAGAATCCGATTTGTATCATAGTCCCCTGCCATCGAGTGATTGCCGCCAGCGGAAGTCTGGGCGGATACTCTGGAGGATTGGAACGCAAAGAAGCTTTGCTAAGACTGGAATCGACATATTTTTAA
- a CDS encoding AlkA N-terminal domain-containing protein yields the protein MKKDDIFYNAMLARDPRFDGKFFIGVKTTGIYCRPICPAKPKRENVEFFSNHLAAEKAGYRPCLRCRPESAPQSPAWIGKSALVRRAIKMIDKIETLEFNEDQFAELFGVSARHLRRLFIEEVGKTPKQLSFENRLNLSRQLISETALPITEVAFAAGFNSIRRFNDAFKERFKKSPSEIRRKPVKNESTLSIRLAYRPPFDFNGLLHFYRSHAVGQLEWFEGGVMHRIVEVNGKVGQITLSDLPDESCVKLEIDFPDTTALHTIISRVRSLLDLDSDPVIIANVLETDKDMKALLKKHPGIRLPSSWDPFEVVVAAILGQVVSVERGRALVNDLIELAGSDSGLLRDGKSVRLFPTPAQVIKTDLKSLKTTTRRKETLVALSRALINGELSLEPTQDVDSFVEKILSIPGIGPWTASYMALKALRHTDAFPATDLIIARAIAEHPKTKFESFSPWRGYVAALLWREYSHVLKKTRRKK from the coding sequence ATGAAAAAGGATGATATTTTCTATAATGCCATGCTGGCCCGGGATCCGCGTTTTGACGGCAAGTTTTTTATCGGAGTCAAAACCACAGGCATCTATTGTCGTCCAATTTGCCCTGCAAAACCCAAACGTGAAAACGTCGAGTTCTTTTCAAATCACTTGGCCGCCGAAAAAGCGGGTTATCGCCCGTGCCTGCGCTGCCGCCCGGAAAGTGCGCCCCAGTCCCCGGCCTGGATTGGGAAATCTGCCTTGGTCCGTCGTGCAATCAAGATGATCGACAAAATTGAAACTCTGGAATTCAACGAAGACCAATTTGCGGAACTATTTGGCGTGAGCGCTCGTCACTTGCGCCGGCTTTTCATCGAAGAGGTCGGCAAAACCCCGAAACAACTTTCATTTGAAAACCGCCTGAATCTGTCTCGACAGCTAATCAGCGAAACGGCGCTGCCTATCACCGAGGTCGCCTTTGCGGCCGGCTTTAACTCGATTCGCAGATTCAACGATGCCTTTAAAGAGCGCTTCAAAAAAAGCCCCTCCGAGATCCGCCGAAAACCAGTGAAGAATGAATCCACGCTAAGTATCCGTCTGGCTTATCGCCCCCCGTTTGATTTCAACGGTCTGCTGCACTTTTATCGCTCTCACGCGGTAGGACAGCTGGAGTGGTTTGAAGGCGGCGTCATGCACAGAATCGTCGAGGTGAACGGCAAAGTAGGTCAGATCACCCTGAGCGACCTGCCTGATGAATCTTGTGTGAAACTGGAAATCGACTTCCCCGACACAACAGCCTTGCACACGATCATATCCCGCGTGCGCAGTCTTTTGGATCTGGATTCAGATCCGGTGATTATCGCCAACGTGCTTGAAACCGACAAAGACATGAAGGCCTTGCTGAAGAAACATCCGGGCATCCGGTTGCCTTCGTCCTGGGATCCTTTTGAGGTCGTTGTCGCTGCCATTCTGGGACAGGTCGTGAGTGTTGAACGGGGCCGCGCGCTGGTAAATGATTTAATCGAACTTGCAGGCAGTGACTCAGGACTTTTGCGGGATGGAAAATCTGTGCGCCTATTTCCGACTCCTGCCCAAGTGATTAAAACAGATCTGAAAAGTTTAAAAACCACCACCCGCCGCAAAGAAACTCTGGTAGCCCTTTCCAGGGCCCTGATCAACGGCGAACTTTCGCTGGAACCCACCCAGGATGTGGATAGTTTCGTGGAAAAGATCCTGAGCATTCCCGGGATTGGCCCGTGGACAGCCAGTTACATGGCATTAAAGGCTCTTCGTCACACCGACGCCTTTCCCGCCACAGATTTGATTATTGCTCGTGCGATTGCCGAACATCCCAAGACCAAGTTTGAAAGCTTCAGCCCATGGCGCGGTTATGTCGCCGCCTTATTGTGGCGCGAATATTCCCACGTCTTGAAGAAAACCCGGAGAAAGAAATGA
- a CDS encoding outer membrane beta-barrel protein, whose protein sequence is MKKNLMVLFAGLLIATGISTLAQAQTAEDIKNGTNNVKLLLGSTQAAVNFGVEYERRTGTFGLGAMLMHSTKNSDANKPESTTLGAFVASHLYDQNDLDLYISPGVAVTNMDQIQTSGDDETLFGPTLNIGATYTINPTWGVGFEYLTIYNWFSDKTADHYNFANAVLSYNF, encoded by the coding sequence ATGAAGAAGAATCTGATGGTTCTATTTGCCGGCCTATTGATCGCGACAGGCATTTCCACTCTGGCTCAAGCCCAGACTGCTGAAGACATAAAAAACGGAACAAATAACGTAAAGCTCTTGTTGGGCTCCACTCAAGCCGCGGTAAACTTTGGCGTTGAGTACGAGCGCCGTACTGGCACTTTCGGGTTGGGCGCCATGCTCATGCACTCCACGAAAAACTCGGATGCGAACAAACCCGAAAGCACCACCCTGGGCGCCTTTGTGGCGTCTCACCTGTATGACCAGAATGATCTGGATCTTTACATTTCGCCAGGGGTGGCGGTGACCAACATGGATCAGATTCAAACATCCGGAGATGATGAAACCCTGTTTGGACCGACTTTGAATATTGGAGCGACCTACACCATCAATCCAACTTGGGGTGTGGGTTTCGAGTACCTGACGATCTATAACTGGTTCAGCGACAAAACCGCAGACCACTATAATTTTGCGAATGCCGTGCTTTCATACAACTTCTAG
- a CDS encoding GIY-YIG nuclease family protein — MDLQTTGAKPGAADILEVAWSLSDKDEVHSMLSAQAEDRPVPRRILSLTGIAAEELESAIPLAKIFERLYLDIQDRPAVIHFAQFERPFLKAAFETFERSEFPIICTHEIAKRLFPNLPARGIKGLAGYFGHASGEFKRGASHVEATKIIWQHLVKELEAKGISTFVDMQTWLSTEAPKKRTKYEYPMAKEKRLNLPKVPGVYRYVSQWGEILYVGKATSLHDRVNSYFRGQKGRDSFKLEMLTQAYDLIVTECRTPLESALLETDEIKKYNPRYNISLKAGERGLVFFSRDFTSMSPEQDDEHNIGPFSNALVFDSILKLNESLTSEEQSFNPEMFFEPLDAELLKSGFALFCERLGKSPDVFKSLRSIFAQGLIFVKNAPDEEEDTELSAEQEPESAEAVSDTAEDVEIELTSEDIADKFERHFKRAAHAYLRARRMTKLLNCDIEYSLSAKGKKFQLHLRGGYPTPEPTLQERNTWSGHSVDTYDRMAVLLTELERVRSKNGQVSVQRKY; from the coding sequence TTGGACTTACAAACCACGGGTGCCAAGCCCGGCGCTGCCGACATTCTGGAAGTGGCTTGGTCATTGTCTGACAAAGACGAAGTTCACAGCATGCTTTCCGCGCAAGCCGAGGACCGCCCGGTGCCTCGCCGCATTTTATCCCTGACCGGGATCGCCGCGGAAGAACTTGAAAGTGCGATACCACTGGCTAAAATCTTTGAACGCCTGTATCTGGATATTCAAGATCGTCCGGCGGTGATTCACTTTGCCCAGTTTGAAAGACCCTTTCTGAAAGCGGCCTTTGAAACTTTTGAGCGCAGCGAATTCCCAATCATCTGCACCCATGAAATTGCCAAACGACTTTTCCCCAACCTGCCTGCACGTGGAATCAAGGGACTTGCCGGATACTTTGGTCATGCTTCGGGTGAATTCAAGCGCGGCGCAAGCCACGTTGAAGCGACGAAAATTATCTGGCAACACCTGGTGAAAGAACTTGAGGCCAAGGGCATTTCAACTTTCGTGGATATGCAGACCTGGTTATCCACCGAAGCCCCGAAGAAACGCACCAAGTATGAGTACCCAATGGCCAAGGAAAAACGCCTGAACCTGCCGAAGGTGCCGGGTGTGTACCGCTATGTCTCGCAATGGGGTGAAATCCTTTACGTCGGCAAAGCCACCTCCCTGCATGACCGGGTGAACAGTTATTTCCGTGGGCAAAAAGGAAGAGACTCTTTCAAGCTTGAGATGCTGACTCAAGCCTATGATCTGATCGTGACAGAATGCCGGACACCACTTGAATCCGCTTTGCTTGAAACCGACGAGATCAAAAAATACAACCCTCGCTATAACATCAGCTTGAAAGCTGGAGAACGCGGTTTGGTCTTCTTTAGCCGCGACTTCACCTCGATGAGTCCGGAACAGGATGACGAACACAATATCGGACCTTTTTCGAACGCCTTGGTTTTTGATTCTATCCTGAAACTGAATGAATCACTGACTTCGGAGGAACAGAGCTTCAACCCCGAAATGTTCTTTGAACCTTTGGATGCAGAGCTTTTGAAATCCGGTTTTGCTCTTTTCTGCGAGCGTTTGGGAAAAAGCCCGGATGTGTTTAAGTCCTTAAGGTCTATTTTTGCGCAAGGTTTGATCTTTGTGAAAAATGCCCCTGACGAGGAAGAAGACACCGAGCTTAGCGCGGAACAGGAACCAGAATCTGCCGAAGCCGTTAGCGATACCGCCGAAGACGTCGAGATCGAACTTACATCCGAAGACATCGCTGACAAATTTGAACGGCACTTTAAACGGGCGGCGCACGCCTATTTGCGCGCCCGCCGTATGACAAAGCTTTTAAACTGCGACATCGAATACTCACTCAGCGCCAAGGGTAAAAAATTCCAACTCCACTTGCGCGGTGGATATCCGACCCCAGAGCCCACCCTCCAAGAGCGCAACACCTGGAGCGGGCATTCCGTAGACACCTATGACCGCATGGCCGTTCTGCTGACCGAACTGGAACGAGTTCGCAGCAAAAATGGCCAGGTTTCAGTCCAGCGGAAATATTGA